A region of Ictidomys tridecemlineatus isolate mIctTri1 chromosome 4, mIctTri1.hap1, whole genome shotgun sequence DNA encodes the following proteins:
- the Robo3 gene encoding roundabout homolog 3 isoform X1 yields MLRYLLKTLLQMNLFADSLAGDISNSSELLFGGFNSSLAALNHSTRPPSAPSLNETRIEPEDAMPRIVEQPPDLLVSRGEPATLPCRAEGRPRPNIEWYKNGARVATAREDPRAHRLLLPSGALFFPKIVHGRRARPDEGIYTCVARNYLGVAASRNASLEVAVLRDDFRQSPGNVVVAVGEPAVMECVPPRGHPEPLVTWKKDSARLKEEEGRITIRGGKLMMSYTLKSDAGMYVCVASNMAGERESGAAELVVLERPSFLRRPVNQVVLVDAPVNFLCEAQGDPPPHLHWRKEDGELSTGRYEIRSDHSLWIGRVSAEDEGTYTCVAENSVGRVEASGSLSVHVPPQLVTQPQDQMAAPGENVAFQCETKGNPPPAIFWQKEGSQVLLFPSQSLQPTGRFSVSPRGQLNITEVQSEDAGYYVCQAVSVAGSILAKALLEIKGASLDGLPPVILQGPANQTLILGSSVWLPCRVTGNPQPNVRWKKDGQWLQGDDHQFNLMANGTLYITSMQEMDMGFYSCVAKNSIGEAIWSGWLRKREDWGASPDPPTELSTLPGPPSQPVVTEITKNSITLTWKPNPQAGATVTSYVIEAFSQAAGNTWRTVADGVQLETHTVSGLQPNTIYLFLVRAVGTWGLSEPSPVSEPVRTQDSHPTRPVEDPWRGQRGMAEVAVRMQEPIVLGPRTLQVSWTVDGPVQLVQGFRVSWRAAGPNGGSWTVLDLQTPSQQSTVLRGLPPGTQIQIKVQAQGQEGLGAESPFVTRNIPEEAPSGPPQGVAVALGGDGNSSITVSWEPPLPSQQNGVITEYQIWCLGNDSRFHLNRSVAGWARSVMLRGLLPGLLYHTLVAAATSAGVGVTSAPVLVQLPSPPGVEPGLEVGPGLAERLARVLREPAFLAGSGAACGALLLGLCAALYRRRKQRKELSHYTASFAYTPAVSFPHSEGLSGASSRPPIGLGPASYPWLADSWPHPSRSPSAQEPRGSCCPSNPDPDDRYYNEAGISLYLAQTARGTAAPGEGPVYSTIDPAGEELQTFHGGFPQQPSGDPGTWSQYAPPEWSQGDSGARGGKVKLLGKPVQMPSLNWPEALPPPPPSCELSCPEGPEEDLEGSSESEEWCPPMPERSHPIEPSSSGGCLVAPPQGENPSPTPSYGQQSTATLTPSPPDPPQPPSDLPHLHQMPRRVPLGPSSPLSVSQPTLSSYEGKPAGLSAGLTSSHHLGPSPVPSTTSSAPGRTRQVPGEMTPPLQGPGARIRKKSKALHYKREHSPGDLPPPPLPPPEEEVSWALGLRAAGSMSSLEREHSGERRVVQVVPLGAQRGPHPDEEAWLPYGRPSFLSRGQATSNCSTAGSNSSRGSGSSRGSRGPGRSRSRSRSHSQSQRPGQKRREEPR; encoded by the exons ATGCTGCGCTACCTGCTCAAAACGCTGCTTCAGATGAACTTGTTCGCGGACTCCCTGGCCGGGGACATCTCTAACTCCAGTGAGCTGCTCTTCGGCGGATTCAACTCCTCGCTGGCGGCGCTCAACCACAGTACGCGGCCTCCCAGCGCCCCCTCTCTCAACG agaCAAGAATTGAGCCAGAAGACGCTATGCCGCGCATCGTGGAGCAGCCACCAGATCTATTGGTCTCCCGGGGCGAGCCGGCCACACTGCCCTGTCGCGCTGAGGGCCGGCCTCGACCCAATATCGAGTGGTACAAGAATGGAGCACGCGTGGCCACGGCACGCGAGGATCCGCGCGCGCACCGCCTGCTGCTGCCCAGCGGCGCCCTCTTCTTCCCGAAAATTGTGCATGGGCGCCGTGCTCGACCGGATGAGGGAATCTACACTTGTGTGGCGCGCAACTACCTGGGGGTTGCAGCTAGTAGAAACGCCTCTTTGGAAGTAGCAG TCCTCCGTGATGATTTCCGGCAGTCTCCTGGAAAcgtggtggtggcagtgggggAGCCAGCAGTAATGGAATGTGTGCCCCCCAGGGGCCACCCAGAACCTTTGGTGACTTGGAAGAAGGACAGTGCAAGGcttaaagaggaggagggaaggattaCG ATTCGTGGAGGGAAGCTGATGATGTCATACACGCTCAAGAGCGATGCtgggatgtatgtgtgtgtggcatCCAACATGGCAGGAGAACGGGAGAGTGGGGCAGCTGAACTTGTGGTACTGG AGCGTCCCTCATTCCTGCGAAGACCAGTAAACCAGGTGGTCCTGGTTGATGCCCCTGTGAATTTTCTATGTGAGGCGCAGGGGGATCCCCCACCTCATCTACACTGGCGCAAGGAGGATGGGGAACTGTCCACAGGCAG GTATGAGATCCGGAGTGACCACAGCCTTTGGATTGGGCGAGTGAGTGCTGAAGATGAGGGAACTTATACCTGTGTGGCGGAGAACAGCGTGGGCCGTGTGGAAGCATCGGGTTCCCTCAGTGTTCACG TCCCACCCCAGTTGGTAACCCAGCCCCAAGACCAGATGGCAGCTCCTGGAGAGAATGTGGCTTTCCAGTGTGAGACCAAAGGAAACCCCCCACCTGCCATCTTCTGGCAGAAAGAGGGAAGTCAA GTCCTGCTTTTCCCTAGCCAGTCACTTCAGCCTACAGGGCGCTTCTCAGTCTCTCCAAGAGGACAGCTCAACATCACTGAAGTGCAGAGTGAGGATGCTGGCTACTATGTATGCCAGGCTGTCAGTGTGGCTGGCAGCATCCTGGCCAAGGCCCTGTTGGAGATAAAAGGAG CCTCCTTGGATGGGCTCCCTCCCGTCATCCTCCAGGGACCAGCCAATCAGACACTAATCCTTGGCTCCTCTGTGTGGCTGCCATGCAGAGTGACTGGGAACCCTCAGCCCAATGTCCGATGGAAGAAGGATGGACAGTGGCTGCAGGGGGATGACCACCAGTTCAATCTAATGGCCAATGGCACCCTGTACATCACCAGTATGCAG GAGATGGATATGGGTTTCTACAGCTGTGTGGCCAAGAATTCCATAGGAGAGGCCATATGGAGTGGCTGGCTTAGGAAGCGAG AAGATTGGGGAGCATCACCAGATCCTCCTACAGAACTGAGTACCCTGCCAGGCCCTCCCTCTCAGCCAGTGGTCACTGAGATCACCAAGAACAGCATTACCCTGACCTGGAAGCCCAATCCACAGGCTGGGGCTACAGTCACCTCTTATGTGATAGAGGCCTTCAG CCAAGCAGCTGGCAACACATGGCGGACAGTGGCAGATGGTGTGCAGCTGGAGACACATACAGTCAGCGGTCTGCAGCCCAATACCATCTACCTGTTCCTGGTTCGAGCTGTGGGAACCTGGGGCCTCAGTGAACCCAGCCCTGTCTCTGAGCCTGTCCGCACCCAGG ACAGTCATCCAACCAGGCCAGTGGAGGATCCATGGAGAGGCCAACGGGGAATGGCTGAAGTGGCTGTGCGAATGCAGGAGCCCATAGTCCTAGGGCCCCGGACTCTGCAGGTGTCCTGGACT GTGGATGGCCCGGTCCAGCTGGTACAAGGTTTCCGGGTATCCTGGAGGGCAGCAGGCCCTAATGGGGGAAGCTGGACAGTGCTGGATCTACAGACCCCAAGCCAGCAAAGTACTGTGCTAAGAGGACTCCCACCAGGGACCCAAATCCAGATTAAGGTGCAAGCCCAAggccaggaggggctgggggctgaAAGCCCCTTTGTGACCAGGAACATTCCTGAGGAGG CTCCCAGTGGTCCCCCCCAGGGAGTGGCAGTAGCCTTGGGGGGTGATGGCAACAGCAGTATCACTGTGTCCTGGGAGCCTCCACTGCCCTCTCAACAAAATGGGGTCATCACTGAATACCAG ATCTGGTGCCTGGGCAATGATAGTCGTTTCCACCTCAACCGGTCTGTGGCGGGCTGGGCACGTTCCGTGATGCTGCGGGGACTCCTGCCGGGTCTGCTCTACCATACCCTGGTCGCGGCGGCCACCAGCGCTGGCGTGGGCGTGACCAGTGCCCCGGTGCTAGTGCAGCTAC CGTCCCCGCCGGGAGTGGAGCCTGGGCTCGAGGTGGGCCCGGGGCTGGCGGAGCGGCTGGCGAGGGTGCTGCGGGAGCCTGCCTTCCTTGCAGGCAGCGGTGCGGCCTGCGGGGCGTTGCTGCTCGGGCTCTGCGCCGCCCTCTACCGGCGCCGGAAGCAGCGCAAAGAGCTCAGCCACTACACGG CCTCCTTTGCCTACACACCCGCAG TGTCCTTCCCACACTCAGAGGGACTCTCTGGAGCCAGTTCCAG GCCACCCATAGGCCTTGGCCCTGCCTCCTACCCATGGCTGGCAGACTCGTGGCCCCACCCTTCTCGAAGCCCTTCAGCCCAGGAACCTAGGGGAAGCTGCTGCCCCAGCAATCCTGACCCAGATGACAGATACTATAATG aagcaGGAATCTCCCTATATTTGGCTCAGACTGCCCGGGGCACTGCTGCCCCTGGTGAGGGTCCTGTCTATAGCACCATTGACCCAGCAGGGGAAGAGCTGCAGACCTTCCATGGGGGATTCCCCCAACAACCATCAGGGGACCCAGGCACCTGGAGCCAGTATGCTCCTCCAGAATGGAGCCAAGGGGACAGTG GAGCCAGGGGAGGCAAAGTGAAGCTTCTGGGGAAACCTGTGCAGATGCCCTCTCTGAACTGGCCAGAAGCCTTGCCACCACCTCCCCCTTCCTGTGAACTGAGCTGTCCAGAGGGGCCTGAGGAGGATCTGGAGGGCAG CTCAGAGTCAGAAGAATGGTGCCCACCAATGCCTGAGAGAAGCCACCCGATTGAGCCCAGCTCCAGTGGAGGGTGCCTGGTTGCTCCACCCCAAGGGGAAAACCCCTCTCCCACACCCTCCTATGGACAGCAGTCCACAGCCACTCTTACCCCCTCACCTCCTGaccctccccagccccctagtGATCTTCCCCATCTCCATCAGATGCCCAG GAGGGTGCCCCTTGGGCCAAGTTCCCCTCTCAGTGTGTCCCAGCCCACTCTGAGTAGCTATGAAGGGAAGCCTGCTGGCCTGAGTGCTGGCCTCACATCCTCCCACCATCTCggccccagccctgtccccagtACAACCAGCAGTGCCCCAG GGAGAACCCGGCAGGTACCTGGAGAGATGACTCCTCCACTTCAAGGACCAGGTGCCCGAATCCGGAAGAAATCCAAGGCTCTTCATTATAAGAGGGAACACAGCCCTGGGG ACTTGCCCCCACCACCCCTGCCACCGCCAGAAGAGGAGGTAAGCTGGGCCTTGGGGCTGAGAGCAGCAGGCAGCATGTCCTCCTTGGAGCGAGAGCACAGTGGGGAGAGGAGAGTTGTGCAGGTGGTGCCTCTGGGGGCCCAGCGGGGACCCCATCCAGATG AAGAGGCCTGGCTCCCATATGGCAGACCAAGCTTCCTGTCCCGTGGCCAGGCCACCAGCAACTGTTCCACTGCTGGCAGCAACTCTTCCAGGGGTTCTGGCAGCTCTCGGGGCTCTCGGGGTCCTGGACGGAGcaggagccggagccggagccacAGCCAGAGCCAAAGGCCAGGACAGAAACGTCGAGAG GAACCAAGATGA